One region of Oncorhynchus nerka isolate Pitt River linkage group LG22, Oner_Uvic_2.0, whole genome shotgun sequence genomic DNA includes:
- the LOC115104570 gene encoding gamma-aminobutyric acid receptor subunit rho-3-like, whose amino-acid sequence MNAVLLAVKWLCLVWAVTWPVTMVTGIRNPGHLRRRHKDVYLGEHSKNKHRGRIDHKLMRQDSTKSLLIKTEQLLRIEEHDFAMRPGFGGAAIPVGIDVQVESIDSISEVNMDFTMTLYLRHYWKDERLAFPSRSNVSRTFDGRLVKKMWVPDVFFVHSKRSFIHDTTMENIMIRVYPDGSILYSVRITVTALCSMDFSSFPLDTQNCSLELESYAYNENDLMLYWKNGNDSLRTDEMVLSQFFIKKFHPSSGLAFYSSTDSISADSFLYFLSQDLAFSRDAFPSPTISLSLALSLSLSLSLYLGWYNRLYINFILRRHIFFFMLQTYFPTMLMVLLSWVSFWIDRRAVPARVSLGVCVCVCVCVFQVSYVKAVDIYLWTSFLFVFLSVIEYAAVNYCSTLEEMRRLKRGKLPTSYNTSKAMAFDGCFHDSDIELTPFPRLPTSMTSSHHRTPLQNPEDPPIEGTRLRRQRSVQENVDLLLSNSYLIDSYSRMAFPLSYLLFNTIYWSMYSS is encoded by the exons ATGAACGCTGTCCTTCTGGCCGTGAAGTGGCTGTGCTTGGTCTGGGCCGTGACGTGGCCTGTAACCATGGTGACAGGGATCCGTAACCCAGGACATTTACGACGGAGGCACAAAGACGTTTACTTGGGGGAGCACAGCAAGAACAAACACAGAGG GCGTATAGACCATAAACTGATGCGGCAGGACAGCACCAAGTCTCTACTCATTAAGACTGAACAGCTGCTGAGGATCGAGGAGCACGACTTCGCTATGAGACCTGGCTTTGGAG GTGCAGCCATCCCTGTAGGCATTGATGTTCAGGTGGAGAGCATCGACAGCATTTCAGAGGTCAACATG GACTTCACCATGACTCTGTACCTGCGCCACTACTGGAAGGATGAGCGGCTGGCGTTTCCATCTCGTAGCAACGTGAGCAGGACATTTGATGGGCGTCTGGTGAAGAAGATGTGGGTTCCTGACGTGTTCTTCGTCCACTCCAAGAGGTCCTTCATCCATGACACCACCATGGAGAACATCATGATCAGGGTCTATCCTGACGGAAGCATACTCTACAGCGTCAG GATAACAGTGACTGCTCTCTGCTCAATGGACTTCAGCAGCTTCCCTCTGGACACACAGAACTGTTCACTGGAACTAGAGAGCT ATGCGTATAATGAGAATGATCTGATGTTGTATTGGAAGAATGGCAACGACTCTCTGAGGACAGATGAGATGGTTCTCTCTCAGTTCTTCATCAAGAAGTTCCACCCTTCCAGTGGGCTCGCCTTCTACAGCAGCACAG attcgatatcggccgatagttttttatattttctgagtcaagatttggctttttcaagagacgcttt cccatcacctaccatctctctctctctcgctctctctctctcgctctctctctctctctatctaggttGGTATAACAGGTTGTATATAAACTTCATCCTGAGGAGACATATCTTCTTCTTCATGCTGCAGACATATTTCCCCACCATGCTGATGGTTCTGCTGTCCTGGGTCTCCTTCTGGATTGACAGGAGGGCTGTGCCTGCACGTGTCTCCCTag gtgtgtgtgtgtgtgtgtgtgtgtgtgttttccaggtGTCCTATGTGAAGGCAGTGGACATCTACCTGTGGACCAGCTTCCTGTTTGTGTTCCTGTCAGTGATAGAATATGCTGCTGTCAACTACTGCTCTACGCTAGAGGAGATGAGACGACTGAAGAGAGGAAAG CTCCCAACCTCGTACAACACCAGCAAAGCCATGGCCTTCGACGGCTGTTTCCATGACAGTGACATTGAGCTGACCCCGTTCCCCCGTCTGCCAACCTCCATGACCTCCAGCCATCACAGAACTCCACTCCAGAACCCTGAGGACCCACCCATCGAGGGGACACGTCTCCGCCGGCAACGGTCGGTGCAGGAGAACGTGGATCTGCTACTTAGCAACAGCTACTTGATCGACTCGTACTCCCGCATGGCCTTCCCTCTGTCCTACCTCCTATTCAATACCATCTACTGGAGTATGTACTCCTCCTGA